From one Lotus japonicus ecotype B-129 chromosome 3, LjGifu_v1.2 genomic stretch:
- the LOC130744406 gene encoding uncharacterized protein LOC130744406, translating into MEFEVRDILHGYFMVHFNLLEYMEKAMVDAPWMIYDHYLAVKPWTPDFVAANSEISMLVVWIRIPGLGFQFYDESILMTLASIVGTPIRGDMNTTDMQRGRYARVCVEIDLNKPVLGNVELQGTWYNVEYEGLHILSSKCECHDHLARNCTGTLVTQQREPQQMVQQVTLATTAG; encoded by the coding sequence ATGGAGTTTGAAGTACGCGATATTCTTCATGGCTATTTCATGGTGCATTTCAACCTCTTGGAATATATGGAGAAGGCTATGGTCGATGCTCCATGGATGATTTATGATCATTACTTGGCTGTCAAGCCATGGACGCCGGACTTCGTAGCGGCAAACTCAGAGATTAGCATGCTAGTGGTATGGATACGTATTCCTGGCCTTGGGTTTCAATTTTATGATGAGAGTATTCTTATGACACTAGCGTCGATAGTTGGAACTCCGATTAGAGGGGATATGAACACAACCGATATGCAAAGGGGTCGGTATGCTCGGGTCTGCGTGGAGATTGATTTGAATAAACCTGTGTTGGGTAATGTCGAATTACAGGGAACTTGGTACAACGTCGAGTATGAAGGATTGCATATTTTAAGCTCTAAGTGTGAATGCCATGACCACCTTGCGAGAAACTGCACTGGGACACTGGTAACACAGCAAAGGGAACCACAACAGATGGTACAACAGGTAACTCTGGCTACAACAGCAGGTTAA